From Micromonospora rifamycinica, a single genomic window includes:
- a CDS encoding MarR family winged helix-turn-helix transcriptional regulator, with the protein MTEDLVLGRQVCFALYAASRALTDVYRPILDEFGLTYPQYLVLLVLWERGDDPPTVSELGAALRLDSGTLSPLLKRLAAAGLVVRTRSARDERRVEVGLTADGAALRQRMTDVPTRVVCATGLDEAELVTLHDTLTRMTATIHRQKEQ; encoded by the coding sequence GTGACTGAGGATCTGGTGCTGGGCCGGCAGGTGTGCTTCGCGCTCTACGCGGCGTCCCGGGCGCTCACCGACGTCTACCGGCCCATCCTCGACGAGTTCGGGCTCACCTACCCGCAGTACCTGGTGCTGCTGGTGCTCTGGGAGCGGGGTGACGATCCACCCACCGTCTCCGAGCTGGGAGCCGCGCTACGGCTCGACTCCGGCACCCTCTCCCCGCTGCTCAAGCGGTTGGCGGCGGCGGGCCTGGTGGTCCGCACCCGATCCGCACGTGACGAGCGACGGGTCGAGGTGGGGCTGACCGCCGACGGCGCGGCCCTGCGCCAGCGGATGACCGACGTGCCGACGCGGGTGGTCTGCGCCACCGGCCTCGACGAGGCCGAACTCGTCACGCTGCACGACACCCTCACCCGGATGACCGCGACGATCCACCGACAGAAGGAGCAGTGA
- a CDS encoding organic hydroperoxide resistance protein encodes MQVLYTASATATGDGRDGHVRTSDATLDLDLAVPKEMGGAGGAANPEQLFAAGYAACFHSALRVVARRAKADVTGSVVEAEVGIGANGSGGFGLAVTLVVDLPAVERSAAQQLVEGAHQVCPYSNATRGNIEVTLTVREAAAA; translated from the coding sequence ATGCAGGTGCTCTACACCGCCTCCGCGACGGCCACCGGCGACGGCCGCGACGGCCACGTCCGTACCTCCGACGCCACCCTCGACCTGGACCTGGCCGTCCCGAAGGAGATGGGCGGCGCGGGCGGCGCGGCCAACCCCGAGCAGCTCTTCGCCGCCGGCTACGCGGCCTGCTTCCACTCCGCGCTGCGGGTGGTCGCCCGCCGGGCCAAGGCCGACGTGACCGGCTCGGTCGTCGAGGCGGAGGTCGGCATCGGCGCGAACGGCAGCGGCGGCTTCGGTCTGGCCGTCACCCTGGTGGTGGACCTGCCGGCCGTCGAGCGCTCCGCCGCCCAGCAGCTGGTCGAGGGTGCCCACCAGGTGTGCCCCTACTCGAACGCCACCCGGGGCAACATCGAGGTCACCCTCACCGTGCGCGAGGCCGCCGCGGCCTGA
- a CDS encoding NADP-dependent oxidoreductase, with product MSSNREIHLASRPQGWPTADNFRLVDTEVPSPGPGQIVVRNQFMSVDPYMRGRMNDVKSYVPPFALDVPLDGGAVGEVVAGEADGIRVGDTVLHGLGWREYALLDGRSARRVDPDVAPVSAYLSVLGMTGLTAYAGLLDVAAMQPGETVFVSGAAGAVGSMVGQIAKLRGAGRVVGSAGSPAKVERLTALGFDAAFDYHDGPVRDALKAAAPDGIDVYFDNVGGEHLEAAIGAMNLHGRAAICGMIAQYNSAEPPAAPRNLALVIGKRLTLRGFLVGDHGDLRDQFVTEVGGWLREGRLSYDETIVDGIENAPDAFLGLLRGENLGKMLVRL from the coding sequence ATGAGCAGCAACCGTGAGATCCACCTGGCGTCCCGCCCGCAGGGCTGGCCGACCGCAGACAACTTCCGCCTGGTCGACACCGAGGTGCCCAGCCCGGGGCCGGGGCAGATCGTGGTCCGCAACCAGTTCATGTCGGTCGACCCGTACATGCGCGGCCGGATGAACGACGTCAAGTCCTACGTGCCGCCCTTCGCCCTGGACGTGCCGCTCGACGGTGGGGCGGTCGGGGAGGTGGTGGCCGGCGAAGCCGACGGGATCCGGGTCGGCGACACCGTGCTGCACGGGCTCGGCTGGCGGGAGTACGCGCTGCTCGACGGCCGGTCCGCCCGCCGGGTCGATCCGGACGTCGCCCCGGTCAGCGCCTACCTGAGCGTGCTCGGGATGACCGGGCTGACCGCGTACGCCGGGCTGCTCGACGTGGCGGCGATGCAGCCGGGGGAGACGGTGTTCGTCTCCGGCGCGGCCGGCGCGGTGGGCAGCATGGTCGGCCAGATCGCCAAGCTCAGGGGGGCCGGCCGGGTGGTCGGCAGCGCCGGCTCGCCGGCCAAGGTGGAGCGGTTGACGGCGCTCGGTTTCGACGCCGCCTTCGACTACCACGACGGCCCGGTACGCGACGCGCTGAAGGCCGCCGCCCCGGACGGAATCGACGTCTACTTCGACAACGTCGGCGGCGAGCACCTGGAAGCGGCGATCGGCGCGATGAACCTGCACGGCCGGGCCGCGATCTGCGGCATGATCGCGCAGTACAACTCGGCCGAGCCGCCGGCCGCGCCGCGCAACCTGGCGCTGGTCATCGGCAAGCGGCTCACCCTGCGCGGCTTCCTGGTCGGCGACCACGGCGACCTGCGCGACCAGTTCGTCACCGAGGTCGGCGGCTGGCTGCGCGAGGGCCGGCTCTCCTACGACGAGACGATCGTCGACGGCATCGAGAACGCCCCGGACGCATTCCTCGGCCTGCTCCGCGGCGAGAACCTCGGCAAAATGCTGGTCCGCCTCTAA
- the hisF gene encoding imidazole glycerol phosphate synthase subunit HisF: MTVAVRVIPCLDVDAGRVVKGVNFLDLRDAGDPVELAAAYDRAGADELTFLDVTASSSDRGTMLDVVRRTAESVFIPLTVGGGVRQVADVDTLLRAGADKVGVNTAAIARPELIAEIADRFGRQVLVLSLDVRRASAGTTPSGFEVTTHGGRRGTGLDAVEWAARGAELGAGEILLNSMDADGTKAGFDLTLIEAVRAVVDVPVIASGGAGRVAHFPPAIGAGADAVLAASVFHFGELTVGEVKDALRAAGHPVR; the protein is encoded by the coding sequence ATGACGGTGGCGGTACGGGTGATCCCATGTCTGGACGTGGACGCCGGCCGGGTGGTCAAGGGGGTCAACTTCCTCGACCTGCGCGACGCCGGTGACCCGGTGGAGCTGGCGGCGGCGTACGACCGGGCCGGGGCGGACGAGTTGACCTTCCTGGACGTCACCGCGTCCTCCAGCGACCGGGGCACCATGCTCGACGTGGTACGCCGTACCGCCGAGTCGGTGTTCATCCCGCTGACCGTCGGCGGCGGGGTCCGGCAGGTCGCCGACGTGGACACCCTGCTGCGCGCCGGGGCGGACAAGGTGGGGGTGAACACCGCCGCCATCGCCCGCCCCGAGCTGATCGCCGAGATCGCCGACCGGTTCGGCCGGCAGGTGCTGGTGCTCTCGTTGGACGTCCGGCGGGCATCCGCCGGCACCACCCCCAGCGGTTTCGAGGTGACCACCCACGGTGGCCGGCGGGGCACCGGGCTCGACGCGGTCGAGTGGGCGGCGCGCGGTGCCGAGCTGGGCGCGGGGGAGATCCTGCTCAACTCGATGGACGCCGACGGCACCAAGGCCGGTTTCGACCTCACCCTGATCGAGGCGGTCCGTGCGGTGGTCGACGTGCCGGTGATCGCCAGCGGCGGTGCCGGCCGGGTGGCACACTTCCCGCCCGCGATCGGCGCGGGTGCCGACGCGGTGCTCGCCGCCAGCGTCTTCCACTTCGGCGAGCTGACCGTCGGGGAGGTCAAGGACGCCCTGCGCGCCGCCGGGCACCCGGTGCGCTGA